Part of the Defluviitalea raffinosedens genome, GCCTGTAAAGGCTGCAAAAGTAGTATAGTATATATTTGCAGGAAAAAAAGCAGCAATTAAAACAGCAAACAAACCTGCTCCAGAATTAACACCAATAATACCTGGACTGGCAAGGGAATTATTTAATACTGACTGAAGTATTGCACCAGATACAGATAAAGCACAGCCTGCAAGAACTGCAGCTAAAGTTCTTGGTATCCTGACAAAATTTATAATTTTATAAACTTTTGAACCAGGATCTCCTTGCCGCATTGCATTAAAAATTTCTGACAAGGATATTTTTGAAGAACCAAAACTTATACTCAAAAATACTCCAATTATTAATAACATTAAAAGAAAAGCTATAACGGCAGCGTTATAGCTTTTGCTGTTTTTATTTAAATTTATCCGGGTAAAGAATTTTTGCAAGATATTCATAGCTTTCACCCCATTTTGCATTTGGCTTGTAATGGAACAGTTCTTTAGGAAGTACAATAAATCTGTCATTTTTTACTGCGGTTAAATCATTCCATGCCGGATTTTTTGCTATTCCATCTTTTAAAGCTTCTAAAGCTTTTTGACTGTCCCCCATAGTCACAACAAAAATATAATCTGGATCTTCCTCAATTATGAGTTCTATACTTAACTCTTCTAATAGTGACTCATGTTTTGATGCGATATTGACTGTAGCTAAATCATTTAAAATTCTACAGGCCATATTGTCATCATTTTTTGCCTTTGCACCAGTTGAAAAAGCACGGATAAATAAAATATCAGGATTGTCATTTTTATCAATTTTACTTAAGACCTCTTCAATTTGTTTTTTAACTTCAAGGCCATTTTTCTTATAGAGTTCTTTATTCCCTGTTATATCCGTACAAATATCAAGCATAGCCAAATAGTCTTCAAAGTGTTCTACTTTAAAAAATGCAAAGTTTATATTGGATTTTTTAAGGGTCTCGGAAATCTTTACATGACTTTCTATATCAGGAGAAAGTAAAATAAAATCTGGAGAAAGATTAATAATTTCTTCTAAATTTGGTTCTTTTATCGTTCCGATAATTTGAACTTCTTTAGGCAAATGCATTTTTCTTTCTTTTATCACATCGTCTGTTACGCCAATAAGTTCCCCGCCTGCCAAAAGCCAGGTTTCAGCATAAGAACCAACAAGAGAAACAACCCTTTGAGGTTTTTCTTCTAAATGAATTTGATTTCCTAATGAATCCGTAAAACTGTAATAATATCGGCTACTGGCACTAGCCTCTTGCTGAGATTTACATCCTGTAATAAATAAAGCAAAAAAACTAACGATAACTAATATTAAAATAATTCCCGATATCTTTTTTAATTTTCTCGTCTTCAATATAACATCCATACTTAACTCATCCTTTTTAAATTTTTCTACTTCAATCATATTACTAAAAATATATATTGTAAAATATAATTATGTTATAATTATAATAGGTAAATCCTATAAATGAAAATAAAATGAAACACGGAGCCGTCTCCGTGTTTCATTTGTTATCTGATATTCAACTGACATAATCACAAATCTATCCCTTGTTTGTATATTCGCTGGGCGAAATACCGTAACTATTCTTAAAGGCTATTGTATATTAACTATGCGGGTGTATCTTCTTAAAGCATACTCTCCGTCATGTGCCTCTCCACAAAATGCAGATGACATATCTCCTGCACGCATAATTCTGACGACTCCGCTCCTTGCCAGCAAATCCGTAAGTTCCTCTCTTCGTTCTCTTTGACAAATCAGCCCGGCTGTTTGAAGATAGCCCTTAT contains:
- a CDS encoding ABC transporter substrate-binding protein; translated protein: MDVILKTRKLKKISGIILILVIVSFFALFITGCKSQQEASASSRYYYSFTDSLGNQIHLEEKPQRVVSLVGSYAETWLLAGGELIGVTDDVIKERKMHLPKEVQIIGTIKEPNLEEIINLSPDFILLSPDIESHVKISETLKKSNINFAFFKVEHFEDYLAMLDICTDITGNKELYKKNGLEVKKQIEEVLSKIDKNDNPDILFIRAFSTGAKAKNDDNMACRILNDLATVNIASKHESLLEELSIELIIEEDPDYIFVVTMGDSQKALEALKDGIAKNPAWNDLTAVKNDRFIVLPKELFHYKPNAKWGESYEYLAKILYPDKFK